ccactgacaggtgactctatacccactgacaggtgactctatatacccactgacaggtgactctctacccactgacaggtgactctatatacccactgacaggtgactctatatacccactgacaggtgactctatacccactgacaggtgactctacccactgacaggtgactctatacccactgacaggtgactctatatacccactgacaggtgactctatacccactgacaggtgactctctacccactgacaggtgactctatacccactgacaggtgactctctacccactgacaggtgaccctatacccactgacaggtgactctatacccactgacaggtgactctctacccactgacaggtgaccctatacccactgacaggtgactctatacccactgacaggtgaccctgaacccactgacaggtgaccctgaacccactgacaggtgaccctgtacccactgacaggtgaccctgtacccactgacaggtgactcaTTCATAGATAACTAATGATATTCAGCTCACCTGtgaaagttgtgtgtgtgtgtgtgtgtgtgtgtgtgtgtgtgtgtgtgtgtgtgtttgtgtgtgtgtttgtgttgtgttgtgtgtgtgtgtgtttgtgtgtgtgtgtttgtgtgtgtgtgtgtgtgtgtttgtgtgtgtgtgtgtgtgtgtgtgtgtgtgcgtgtgtgtgtgtttgtgtgtgtgtgtgttttgtgtgtgtgtgtgtttgtgtgtgtgtgtgtgtgtgtgtttgtgcgtgtgtgtgtgtgtgtgcgtgtgtgtgtgcgtgtgtgtgtgtgtgtgttgtgtgtgtgtgtgtgtgtttgtgtgtgtgtgtgtttgtgcgtgtgtgtgtgtgtgtttgcgtgtgtgtgtgcgtgtgcgtgtgtgtgtgtttgtgtgtgtgtgtgtgtgtgtttgtgtgtgtgtgtgtgagagccaGTTGGTGTAGGTTATAACTTTTCTTGGTCTCTTAACACTTTCTCTCTTGCACACCGTCATGTCTTACGttctgacatcacttcctgtttctagTTGCACCTTCACGGTAGGAACATctgtgacatcacttcctgtgtgtgtatccTCCACAGGCTGCTCTGGCCTCCTCTGGAGGACTGTACTGTCTCCACGGCTGTGATGTAACTATCCACCTGCTGCACCTGTGTGATGTCACTTGACTGTTGCATGAAGCATGAGATATCCCTGAGCatgtttgtaaagcactttgtaaccctgttagGTGttacagcatcctatatactacagcatcctatatactacaacatcctatatactacagcatcctatatactacagcatcctatatactacaacatcctatatactacaacatcctatatactacaacatcctatatactacaacatcctatatactacagcatcctatatactacaacatcctatatactacagcatcctatatactacaacatcctatatattacaacatcctatatactacagcatcctatatactacagcatcctatatactacaacatcctatactacaacatcctatatactacagcatcctatatactacagcatcctatatactacagcatcctatatactacaacatcctatatactacagcatcctatatactacagcatcctatatactacaacatcctatatactacagcatcctatatactacaacatcctatatattacaacatcctatatactacagcatcctatatactacagcatcctatatactacagcatcctatatactacaacatcctatatactacaacatcctatatactacaacatcctatatactacagcatcctatatactacagcatcctatatactacagcatcctatatactacagcatcctatatactacaacatcctatatactacaacatcctatatactacaacatcctatatactacagcatcctatatactacaacatcctatatactacagcatcctatatactacagcatcctatatactacagcatcctatatactacaacatcctatatactacagcatcctatatactacagcatcctatatactacagcatcctatatactacaacatcctatatactacagcatcctatatactacagcatcctatatactacagcatcctatatactacagcatcctatatactacagcatcctatatactacagcatcctatatactacaacatcctatatactacaacatcctatatactacagcatcctatatactacaacatcctatatactacaacatcctatatactatagcatcctatatactacagcatcctatatactacagcatcctatatactacaacatcctatatactacagcatcctatatactacagcatcctatatactacagcatcctatatactacaacatcctatatactacagcatcctatatactacaacatcctatatactacagcatcctatatactacaacatcctatatactacagcatcctatatactacaacatcctatatactacagcatcctatatactacaacatcctatatactacagcatcctatatactacagcatctatatactacagcatcctatatactacaacatcctatatactacagcatcctatatactacaacatcctatatactacaacatcctatatactacagcatcctattatactacaacatcctattactacaacatcctatatactacagcagTCCTATATACTACAAATCCTAAttactacagcatcctatatactacaacatcctatatactacagcatcctatatactacaacatactatatactacagcatcctatatactacaacatcctatatactacaacatcctatatactacagcatcctatatactacaacatcctatatactacagcatcctatatactacagcatcctatatactacaacatcctatatactacaacatcctatatactacagcatcctatatactacagcatcctatatactacagcatcctatatactacaacatcctatatactacaacatcctatatactacaacatcctatatactacaacatcctatatactacaacatcctatatactacagcatcctatatactacaacatcctatatactacagcatcctatatactacagcatcctatatactacaacatcctatatactacaacatcctatatactacagcatcctatatactacagcatcctatatactacaacatcctatatactacaacatcctatatactacagcatcctatatactacaacatcctatatactacagcatcctatatacaacaacatcctatatactacaacatcctatatactacagcatcctatatactacaacatcctatatactacaacatcctatatactacagcatcctatatactacaacatcctatatactacaacatcctatatactacagcatcctatatactacagcatcctatatactacaacatcctatatactacaaacatctatatactacagcatctatatactacaacatcctatatactacagcatcctatatactacagcatcctatatactacagcatcctatatactcAACacctatatactacaacatcctatatactacaacatcctatatactacaacatcctatatactacaacatcctatatactacaacatcctatatactatAGCATCCTGTATTATACTGCATCCTGTATAATACTGCATCCTTTAcactacagcatcctatataatactgcatcctatatactacagcatcctatataaTACTGCATCCTTTAcactacagcatcctatatactacagcatcctatatactacagcatcctatataaTACTGCATCCTGTATAATACTGCATCCTTTAcactacagcatcctatatactacagcatcctatatactacagcatcctatataaTACTGCATCCTGTATAATACTGCATCCTTTAcactacagcatcctatatactacagcatcctatatactacagcatcctatataatactgcatcctatatactacagcatcctatatactacaacatcctatatactacaacatcctatatactacaacatcctatatactacagcatcctgTATAATActgcatcctatatactacaacatcctatatactacaacatcctatatactacaacatcctatatactacaacatcctatatactacagcatcctatatactacaacatcctatatactacagcatcctatatactacagcatcctatatactacaacatcctatatactacagcatcctatatactacagcatcctatatactacagcatcctatatactacaacatcctatatactacaacatcctatatactacaacatcctatataaTACTGCATCCTgtatactacagcatcctatataatactgcatcctatatactacaacatcctatataatactgcatcctatatactacagcatcctatataatactgcatcctatatactacaacatcctatataatactgcatcctatatactacagcatcctatataatactgcatcctatatactacagcatcctatataatactgcatcctatatactacaacatcctatataatactgcatcctatatactacagcatcctatatactacaacatcctatatactacaacatcctatatactacaacatcctatataaTACTGCATCCTGTATAATActgcatcctatatactacaacatcctatatactacaacatcctatatactacaacatcctatatactacaacatcctatatactacaacatcctatatactacagcatcctatatactacaacatcctatatactacagcatcctatatactacagcatcctatatactacaacatcctatatactacaacatcctatatactacagcatcctatatactacagcatcctatatactacaacatcctatatactacaacatcctatatactacagcatcctatatactacaacatcctatatactacaacatcctatatactacagcatcctatatactacagcatcctatatactacaacatcctatatactacaacatcctatatactacagcatcctatatactacaacatcctatatactacagcatcctatatactacagcatcctatatactacagcatcctatatactacaacatcctatatactacaacatcctatatactacaacatcctatatactacagcatcctatatactacagcatcctatatactacagcatcctatatactacaacatcctatatactatagcatcctatatactacaacatcctatatactacaacatcctatatactacaacatcctatatactacaacatcctatatactatAGCATCCTGTATTATACTGCATCCTGTATAATACTGCATCCTTTAcactacagcatcctatataatactgcatcctatatactacagcatcctatataaTACTGCATCCGTTAcactacagcatcctatatactacagcatcctatatactacagcatcctatataaTACTGCATCCTGTATAATACTGCATCCTTTAcactacagcatcctatatactacagcatcctatatactacagcatcctatataatactgcatcctatatactacagcatcctatatactacaacatcctatatactacaacatcctatatactacaacatcctatataaTACTGCATCCTGTATAATActgcatcctatatactacaacatcctatatactacaacatcctatatactacaacatcctatatactacaacatcctatatactacagcatcctatatactacaacatcctatatactacaacatcctatatactatAACATCCTGTATAATActgcatcctatatactacaacatcctatatactacaacatcctatatactacaacatcctatatactacaacatcctatatactacaacatcctgTATAATActgcatcctatatactacaacatcctatatactacagcatcctatatactacaacatcctatatactacagcatcctatatactacaacatcctatatactacagcatcctatatactacagcatcctatacACTAtagcatcctatatactacaacatcctatatactacaaccCTTTCTTAGACTGCTTAATATTAACCCTTTCTTGACCTGCTGATTACcatgaggtgtgtttgtgttcacattAACAGCGTGGGAAACTTGAGCTTTACTGTTATTCTTTGTTGGTTTCAGGATGTGGATCCCATGCAGGCAATCGCAGTGAGTGtcattttctttactttattcaaacttcaatcaatcagaaCTTTATTAACTGATATCTGTGAACAGTTCTCAGAGATCTTGACCTGTAATTGAATCAATAATTAATGaattgattggttgatgaaCTGATTTAGTGATTGACTTGTAATCGGGTTGATTAGTCCTCAGAGAAcatgagtgtttctgtgacgttCTTCCGGCTGTTCCGTGTGATGCGTTTGGTGAAACTGTTAAATCGATCTGAAGGGATCCGGAACCTTCTGTGGACCTTCATCAAGTCCCTGCAGGTCAGTCTCATTAGTATAagtattatttctattattagtATTGTAATTATGAGTATGAGTAgtatatttattattagtatGAATAGTATAATTATTGTTAGCAGTAGTAGTCATAGAAGCAGAATCTATGATAATATTTTAAACTTTGTGTTTCAGGCTCTTCCTTACGTggccctcctcatcctcatgcTATTCTTTATCTATGCTGTGGTCGGAATGCAGGTAAAAAACACGTACGACACAACGGGCTAACAGACTGTGATGCTAACAGACTGTGATGCTAACAGACTGTGATGCTAACAGACTGTGATGCTAACGAACTGTGATGCTAACAGACTGTGATGCTAACGAACTGTGATGCCAACAGACTGTGATGCTAACAGACTGTGATGCTAACGGACTGTGATGCTAACAGACTGTGATGCTAACAGACTGTGATGCTAACAGACTGTGATGCTAACGGACTGTGATGCTAACAGACTGTGATGCTAACGAACTGTGATGCTAACAGACTGTGATGCTAACGGACTGTGATGCTAACAGACTGTGATGCTAACGGACTGTGATGCTAACAGACTGTGATGCTAACAGACTGTGATGCTAACAGACTGTGATGCTAACGGACTGTGATGCTAACAGACTGTGATGCTAACGAACTGTGATGCTAACAGACTGTGATGCTAACGGACTGTGATGCTAACAGACTGTGATGCTAACGAACTGTGATGCTAACAGACTGTGATGCTAACGGACTGTGATGCTAACAGACTGTGATGCTAACAGACTGTGATGCTAACAGACTGTGATGCTAATGGACTGTGATGCTAACAGACTGTGATGCTAACGGACTGTGATGCTAACAGACTGTGATGCTAACGGACTGCGATGCTAACAGACTGTGATGCTAACAAACTGTGATGCTAACAGACTGTGATGCTAACGGACTGTGATGCTAACAGACTGTGATGCTAACAGACTGTGATACTGACCATATCATCATAAGTGACTCAGTGACCCCTGACTCAGTGACCCCTGACTCAGTGACCCCAGACTCAGTGACCCCTGACTCAGTGACCCCTGACTCAGTGACCCCTGACTCAGTGACCCCTGACTCAGTGACCCCTGACTCAGTGACCCCTGACTCAGTGACCCCTGACTCAGTAACCCCAGACTCAGTGACCCGAGACTCAGTGACCCCTGACTAAGTGACCCCTGACTCAGTGACCCCAGACTCAGTAACCCCTGACTCAGTAACCCCTGACTCAGTAACCCCTGACTCAGTAACCCCTGACTCAGTGACCCCTGACTCAGTGACCCCTGACTCAGTGACCCCTGACTCAGTAACCCCTGACTCAGTGACCCCAGACTCAGTGACCCCTGACTCAGTAACCCCTGACTCAGTGACCCCAGACTCAGTAACCCCTGACTCAGTAACCCCTGACTCAGTAACCCCTGACTCAGTGACCCCTGACTCAGTGACCCCAGACTCAGTGACCCCAGACTCAGTGACCCCAGACTCAGTGACCCCAGACTCAGTGACCCTGGAGTTTCTCTCATGTCAGGGTGAGCACGCAGGGTTCAGACTAACCCTGTTCTGGAAATCAAACTACAGACTGTAAGAAGTGCTCACGTCTCACCGTAAGGGTTCTGGGATCTGAACTGGATTGTGTAATCCTGAAAGGAGCCAGAGCTCAGCCTGATACGGCAGCATGTTCTTTTTCCTCTGCAGATTTTTGGAAAGATTGCGTTGGTTGATGGAACGTACgtcaacagaaacaacaacttcCAAACGTTTCCTcaggctgtgctgctgctgttcaggTGAGTTTACCTGATCTACTGAACGCTgacgcactcacacacagcaggaagTATTAATGTTTAAGACCGTTGGATCAGTCTGAGGCTGTGAGGCTGTCAGAGGGTTCGTACTGAGTAACAGAGCGCTGCAGGGCGACGGCCGTCTGCTgctgaaggcttttattttgaaggtttgcTGGATCAGCTGGATTCAGAGATCCAGGATGAAGTGTTTCCGTTTCTGATCTTTGTGTTCATAAAGTTTTTATCGTGAGCAGTGGCTGCAGATTACTCCGTGAGTCTTCAGCTGTGGTTTCCCTTCCTGTgtggctgttgttgttgttcaggTGTGCTACAGGTGAGGCCTGGCATGAGGTCATGTTAGCCAGTATGTACGGGAAGAAGTGTGACCCCAAGTCAGACTACCAGGCGGGCGAGGAGAACACCTGCGGGTCCAACTTCGCCATCATCTACTTCATGAGCTTCTACATGCTGTGTGCTTTCCtggtaagacacacacacacacacacacacacacatacacacatacacacatacacacatacacacacagacacacacacacacacacacacacatacacacatacacacacagacacacacacacacacacacacacacacagacacacacacacacacatacacatacacacatacacacatacacacacacacacacagacacacacacacacacacacacacacagacacacacacacacacacacacacatacacacatacacacatacacacatacacacacagacacacacacacacacacacacacacacacagacacacacacacacacacacacacacatacacacatacacacatacacacacagacacacacacacacacacacacacacacacacagacacacacacacacacatacacatacacacatacacacatacacacacacacacacagacacacacacacacacacacacacacacacacagacacacacacacacacacacacacatacacacatacacacatacacacatacacacacagacacacacacacacacacacacacatacacacatacacacacagacacacacacacacacacacacacacacacagacacacacacacacacatacacatacacacatacacacatacacacacacacacacagacacacacagacacacacacacacacagacacacacacacacacacacacatacacacatacacacatacacacacagacacacacacacacacacacacacacagacacacacacacacacatacacatacacacatacacacatacacacacacacacacagacacacacacacacacacacacacacacagacacacacacacacatacacatacacacatacacacacacacacacagacacacacacacacacacacacagacacacacacacacacacacacacacagacacacacacacacacatacacatacacacatacacacatacacacacacacaaatacacatacacacacacacacacacacagacacacacacacacacagacacacacacacacacacatacacacacacaaatacacatacacacacacacatacacagacacacacacacacacacacaaatacacatacacacatacacacacacacacacacacacacacaaatacacatacacacatacacacacacccacgcacagacacacacacacacacacacacacaaatacacacacacacacacacacacacaaatacacatacacacacacacatacacacagacacacacacacacacacacacacaaatacacatacacacatacacacacacacacacacacaaatacacatacaaacatacacacacagacacacacacacacacaaatacacacacacacacacacacacacacacaaatacacacacacacacacacacacaaatacacatacacacatacacacacacacacacacacacacacacaaatacacatacacacacacacacacacacacacacatacacacatacacacacacacaaatacacatacacacacacacacacacacacatacacacagacacacacacacacacacacacaaatacacatacacacatacacacacacacacacaaatacacatacaaacatacacacacagacacacacacacacacaaatacacacacacacacacacacacacacaaatacacatacacacatacacacacacacacacacacacacacaaatacacatacacacacacaaatacacatacacaaacacaaatacacatacacactcacacacacacacactcacacacactctcacacacacacacagacacacacacacacacaaatacacatacacacacacacacacacacacacacacaaatacacactctcacacacaaacacacacgcacacactctcacacacaaacacacacacacacactctcacacacacacacacacacactctcacacacacacacactcacacacacacaagcattgACAGACTACAGCAATGGTGTCCAAACCTTTTTCAAAGAGGGTCTCATTTGATGTAGTCAGAATCCCTCAGGGCCAgcggctcctactgagacttaggaatcataaaagttagaAATGAAATCTCCATTttataacatttacatttttttctcaataaatcagtaactaggaagtccttaGTTCTCATAAGCCACgtatacattagcaaacttttctc
Above is a window of Notolabrus celidotus isolate fNotCel1 unplaced genomic scaffold, fNotCel1.pri scaffold_566_arrow_ctg1, whole genome shotgun sequence DNA encoding:
- the LOC117809915 gene encoding voltage-dependent L-type calcium channel subunit alpha-1C-like, producing MQAIASSENMSVSVTFFRLFRVMRLVKLLNRSEGIRNLLWTFIKSLQALPYVALLILMLFFIYAVVGMQIFGKIALVDGTYVNRNNNFQTFPQAVLLLFRCATGEAWHEVMLASMYGKKCDPKSDYQAGEENTCGSNFAIIYFMSFYMLCAFL